A window of Macrotis lagotis isolate mMagLag1 chromosome X, bilby.v1.9.chrom.fasta, whole genome shotgun sequence contains these coding sequences:
- the LOC141497133 gene encoding uncharacterized protein LOC141497133: MRMDPGNLRSPLQELVTFKDVVVDFTQEEWGLLDPRQKQLYKEIMLENVKNLLSVGLLVPRQDMISYFELREVPWMLELEDLRSCCPVLSEEEIKLEMKEDIEKLILSMKETQKQSVMNGSACDFMWREFGITQERVQAGEKPHDFNQWGKVFSLKDSQRINTGEKPYECNQCGKAFASKSYLTIHHRIHTGEKPYECKQCGKAFTSKSYLTVHQRIHTGEKPYECNQCGKAFSFKESFIKHQRIHTGEKPYECNHCGKAFTKKNNLTAHQRIHTGEKPYGCNQCGESFSFKERLIAHQRIHTGEKPYECNECGKVFSLKSTFLKHHKIHNGEKCHECNQCGKIFTSKSHLITHQRMHTGEKPYECNQCGKAFTSKSYLTAHQRIHTGEKPYECNQCGKAFSFKDALNAHQRIHTGEKPYECNQCGKAFTSRSYLTLHQRIHTGEKPYECNQCGQAFSLKGTLIKHQRIHTGEKPYECNQCGQAFTRKYSLTVHQRIHAGEKPYECSQCGKAFRSKSCLTSHQRIHTGE; encoded by the exons ATGAGAATGGACCCTGGGAATCTCAGATCTCCACTTCAG GAGTTGGTCACGTTCAAGGATGTGGTTGTGGACTTCACCCAGGAGGAGTGGGGCCTCTTGGACCCTCGTCAGAAGCAGCTGTACAAGGAGATCATGTTGGAGAATGTCAAGAACTTGCTCTCTGTGG GTCTTCTGGTGCCCAGACAAGATATGATATCTTACTTTGAGCTAAGGGAAGTTCCATGGATGCTGGAGTTGGAAGATCTGAGGAGCTGCTGTCCAG tTCTTTCAGAAGAAGAGATCAAACTTGAAATGAAGGAGGATATTGAAaaactaattctttctatgaaagaAACTCAGAAGCAAAGTGTCATGAATGGCAGTGCCTGTGACTTCATGTGGAGAGAATTTGGCATTACGCAAGAGAGAGTTCAAGCTGGAGAGAAACCTCATGATTTTAATCAATGGGGAAAGGTTTTTTCATTGAAGGACTCTCAGAGAATcaacactggagagaaaccttatgaatgtaatcaatgtggaaaggcttttgcAAGCAAGTCGTATCTCACTATACATCATaggatccacactggagagaaaccttatgaatgtaaacaatgtggaaaggcttttacaagCAAATCATAtcttactgtacatcagagaatccacactggagagaaaccttatgaatgtaatcagtgtggaaaggctttttcaTTCAAGGAGTCTTttattaaacatcagagaattcacacgggagagaaaccttatgaatgtaatcactgtggaaaggcttttacaaagaagaacaatcttactgcacatcagagaatccacactggagagaaaccctatggaTGTAATCAATGTGGAGAATCTTTTTCATTCAAGGAGAGACTTAttgcacatcagagaatccacactggagagaaaccttatgaatgtaatgagtgTGGAAAGGTTTTCTCATTGAAGAGTACTTTTCTTAAACATCATAAAATCCACAATGGAGAGAAATGtcatgaatgtaatcaatgtggaaagatttTTACAAGCAAGTCACATCTTATTACACATCAGAGAAtgcacactggagagaaaccttatgaatgcaatcAGTGTGGCAAGGCTTTTACAAGCAAGTCATATCTTACTGCACATCAGaggatccacactggagagaaaccctatgaatgtaatcaatgtggaaaggctttttcaTTCAAGGATGCACTTAATGCACATCAGaggattcacactggagagaaaccttatgaatgtaatcagtgtggaaaggcatTTACAAGCAGGTCATATCTTACTCTACATCAGaggatccacactggagagaaaccttatgaatgtaatcagtgtggacaGGCTTTTTCATTGAAAGGTACTCTTATTAAACATCAGAGGATCCACAcgggagagaaaccttatgaatgtaatcaatgtggacaGGCTTTTACAAGGAAGTACAGtcttactgtacatcagagaatccatgctggagagaaaccctatgaatgtagtcaatgtggaaaggcttttagaaGCAAATCATGTCTTACTTCACATCAGAGGATTCACACTGGAGAGTAG